The proteins below come from a single Streptomyces sp. B3I8 genomic window:
- a CDS encoding NACHT domain-containing NTPase, translating to MSRVPTGRLVVLGEPGSGKSVLLMRLVLDLLAHRRHGDPVPVLVPLASWDPDREELDLWLEQRLGIDYPWLGDPGRTGSSKGRELLDAGWIMLVLDGLDEIPDGVRGRAIARINDTLGPRPNLAMVLSSRSAAFATTVRPRSGPEVRVTGAAGVEIEALDLDTVASYLRDSAGGPTNEARWQEVFAALDAGHDPHPLSRLLTTPLMAYLARVAYNPSPDAAEDIACRSGPDGRPRERARGAERDPATDERRALVGHPVELLDRSEFPTPAAIQAHLLDAFIPASYARQRTSPPARTATPSRSKYRWTRGQAAHFLTCLARDLEHRRQGTTDLRWWDLPDAAPRILAGAAVGLVAVPAGVVMPFGAWLGVGMIVGVAVAVAGRRWSPPTGSFNRGLAGGLIGSLLGSTFGLGIRSMLGIESPAGYLVSGLALGLVPGFLGGFRAGLAGGVAASFVGAFVGRPEMGDSAPWVNSVGFAIAAACVVTLGHSRLPARGLRWSPLGILTGLGGGLALGIAVTLQAGLLDGLLSGLVGAVGGSFGAGLEAKPAPATAAADPQTVLDQDRGTFWTTAMAGGLAIGIAASLVIGSILGPWRGALAGVADGVATGLAWGFLQARYGSFTLARCWLALRGQVPWRLMPFLADAHRRGVLRQVGATYQLRHAELQRRLAGRP from the coding sequence TTGTCCCGGGTACCCACGGGGCGCCTGGTCGTGCTCGGGGAACCGGGGTCCGGCAAGAGTGTGCTGCTGATGCGGCTGGTGCTGGACCTGCTCGCGCACCGCCGCCACGGCGACCCGGTACCCGTGCTTGTCCCACTCGCCTCGTGGGACCCGGATCGGGAGGAACTGGATCTGTGGCTGGAACAGCGGCTGGGCATCGACTATCCATGGCTCGGCGATCCCGGACGAACGGGATCCAGCAAGGGACGGGAACTCCTGGACGCCGGCTGGATCATGCTGGTGCTGGATGGACTGGATGAGATCCCCGACGGCGTCCGAGGCCGTGCGATCGCCAGGATCAACGACACCCTCGGCCCCCGCCCGAACCTCGCGATGGTCCTCAGCTCGCGCAGCGCCGCCTTCGCCACCACCGTCCGGCCCCGCAGCGGACCCGAGGTGAGAGTGACCGGCGCAGCGGGCGTCGAGATCGAGGCGCTGGACTTGGACACCGTCGCATCGTACTTACGGGACTCCGCCGGCGGGCCGACCAACGAAGCCCGCTGGCAGGAAGTATTTGCCGCGCTGGACGCCGGGCACGACCCCCATCCCTTGAGCCGGCTGCTCACGACACCACTGATGGCGTACCTGGCCCGCGTCGCTTACAACCCCTCGCCCGACGCGGCGGAGGACATCGCGTGCCGCTCCGGGCCGGACGGCCGCCCGAGGGAGCGAGCGCGGGGCGCCGAACGGGACCCCGCGACGGACGAGCGCCGTGCCCTCGTCGGCCATCCAGTCGAACTACTGGACCGCTCGGAGTTCCCCACCCCCGCCGCGATCCAGGCGCATCTGCTGGACGCCTTCATCCCCGCCTCCTATGCGCGGCAGCGAACTTCGCCCCCGGCCCGAACGGCCACGCCTTCACGATCGAAGTACAGGTGGACGCGCGGGCAGGCAGCCCACTTCCTGACCTGTCTCGCCCGTGACCTGGAGCACCGCCGGCAAGGCACCACCGACCTCAGATGGTGGGACCTCCCCGACGCGGCGCCGAGGATTCTGGCCGGAGCCGCCGTGGGCCTCGTGGCGGTGCCGGCCGGAGTGGTGATGCCGTTCGGCGCGTGGCTCGGGGTCGGCATGATCGTCGGCGTCGCCGTGGCGGTGGCGGGCCGCCGGTGGAGTCCCCCCACCGGGAGTTTCAACCGCGGGCTGGCAGGAGGTCTGATCGGCAGCCTCCTCGGGTCCACGTTCGGCCTCGGCATCCGCTCCATGCTCGGGATCGAAAGCCCGGCAGGGTATCTCGTCAGCGGACTCGCTCTGGGCCTGGTGCCCGGGTTCCTCGGAGGTTTCCGGGCTGGGCTGGCAGGCGGTGTCGCGGCTTCCTTCGTCGGAGCGTTCGTCGGCCGGCCCGAGATGGGGGACTCGGCGCCGTGGGTCAACAGCGTCGGGTTCGCCATAGCCGCGGCCTGCGTGGTCACCCTGGGCCACAGCCGCCTTCCGGCGCGAGGACTCCGCTGGTCACCGCTCGGCATCCTCACCGGCCTGGGCGGCGGTCTCGCCCTCGGGATCGCGGTAACTCTTCAGGCCGGCCTGCTCGACGGGCTGCTGTCGGGCCTGGTGGGAGCCGTCGGCGGTTCCTTCGGCGCGGGGCTGGAGGCCAAGCCGGCCCCGGCGACAGCCGCGGCTGATCCGCAGACCGTACTGGACCAGGACCGCGGCACGTTCTGGACCACCGCGATGGCGGGCGGCCTCGCCATCGGCATCGCCGCTTCCCTCGTCATCGGATCGATTCTGGGGCCGTGGCGGGGGGCCCTGGCCGGGGTGGCCGACGGGGTGGCGACGGGCCTGGCCTGGGGCTTTCTCCAGGCCAGGTACGGATCGTTCACGCTCGCCCGATGCTGGCTCGCCCTGCGCGGCCAGGTGCCATGGCGGCTGATGCCGTTCCTCGCGGACGCACATCGGCGGGGAGTGCTGCGGCAGGTCGGCGCCACGTACCAGCTCCGCCACGCCGAACTGCAGCGTCGCCTCGCCGGGAGGCCGTGA
- a CDS encoding helix-turn-helix domain-containing protein, with translation MSALLGAPATLENRDFELIAFGAYDSDEELDASALDPVRTRSILTRRSTAAVRAWFEGFGITRATGPVRIPPTPEAGVYRGRICLPVRHRSVVLGYVWLLDGDPGPTERQLAAAMEVTGRIGALLVDEVRDRADLTRELRAVLTAQDGWRRDMAIAELRTGLGERAEAVHTVVCVAPWPSADPDDAPSVRTVPGAVARCTVPWGTTGQSLALLVRLRSPDAPAPALTAAARLLERAAPGGGPAPGGGSAAGVAVARRALAELGAAWREATAATRAALAEPRLGPVASWASIGPYRLLTALPPRTAHDPAVRELLSPAHRDLARTAEVFLDCAGQAGRAAAELGIHRQTLYYRLSRVERLTGLDLDDGEDRLLLHMALKSRRL, from the coding sequence ATCTCCGCGCTCCTCGGTGCCCCCGCGACGCTGGAGAACCGGGACTTCGAGCTGATCGCCTTCGGCGCCTACGACAGCGACGAGGAGCTGGACGCCTCCGCGCTGGACCCGGTGCGCACCCGGTCGATCCTCACCCGTCGTTCCACCGCCGCGGTCCGGGCCTGGTTCGAGGGGTTCGGCATCACCCGGGCGACCGGTCCGGTCCGCATCCCGCCGACCCCGGAGGCGGGGGTGTACCGGGGAAGAATCTGTCTGCCGGTGCGCCATCGGAGTGTCGTGCTCGGCTATGTGTGGCTGCTGGACGGCGACCCGGGCCCGACCGAGCGGCAGCTCGCGGCGGCGATGGAGGTGACGGGGCGGATCGGCGCGCTGCTCGTCGACGAGGTGCGGGACCGCGCGGACCTGACCCGCGAGCTGCGGGCGGTACTGACCGCGCAGGACGGCTGGCGGCGGGACATGGCGATCGCGGAGCTGCGGACGGGGCTGGGCGAACGGGCGGAGGCGGTGCACACGGTGGTGTGCGTGGCGCCGTGGCCGTCGGCCGACCCGGACGACGCCCCCTCGGTGCGTACGGTGCCGGGCGCGGTGGCCCGGTGCACGGTGCCGTGGGGAACGACCGGGCAGAGCCTGGCCCTGCTGGTCCGTCTGCGCTCACCGGACGCTCCGGCCCCGGCCCTGACGGCGGCGGCCCGGCTGCTGGAGCGCGCGGCGCCCGGCGGCGGACCGGCTCCCGGCGGCGGATCCGCGGCCGGTGTCGCCGTGGCCCGGCGCGCCCTCGCCGAGCTGGGTGCCGCCTGGCGGGAGGCCACCGCCGCGACCCGGGCCGCGCTGGCCGAGCCGCGCCTGGGCCCCGTGGCCTCCTGGGCCTCGATCGGCCCGTACCGCCTGCTCACCGCGCTGCCTCCGAGGACGGCGCACGACCCCGCCGTGCGTGAGCTGCTCTCCCCCGCGCACCGCGACCTCGCCCGTACCGCCGAGGTGTTCCTCGACTGCGCCGGGCAGGCGGGGCGGGCGGCGGCGGAGCTGGGGATCCACCGGCAGACGCTGTACTACCGGCTGTCACGGGTGGAGCGGCTGACGGGGCTGGACCTGGACGACGGCGAGGACCGCCTGCTGCTGCACATGGCCCTGAAGTCCCGCCGGCTCTGA
- a CDS encoding proline dehydrogenase family protein: protein MLGPVILAASRSDRLRRLVSAAPVTRPVVDRFIPGESVDDIVPVVRELTGKGLELTMDVVGEDITTPEQAAAARDAYLELIDRLKPMELGRRAEMSVKLSMFGQALPGGHELALANVRPVVEAAAEIGTTVTLDAEDHTTLDSMFAVHEELRRDFPQTGCVIQAYLFRTGADARRLAASGSRVRLVKGAYKEPASVAYQDRHEIDKAYVRVLRTLMEGEGYPMVGSHDPRLIAVSQELARRAGRKLDEYEFQMLYGIRSEEHLRLAAEGHRMRVYTAYGTDWYGYFMRRLAEKPANLRFFARSMVGRG, encoded by the coding sequence GTGCTGGGTCCCGTGATTCTCGCCGCGTCGCGCAGCGACCGACTGCGCCGGCTGGTCTCGGCCGCCCCGGTGACCCGGCCGGTCGTCGACCGGTTCATCCCCGGGGAGAGCGTCGACGACATCGTGCCGGTCGTCCGCGAGCTCACCGGCAAGGGGCTCGAACTCACCATGGACGTCGTCGGCGAGGACATCACCACGCCCGAGCAGGCCGCCGCCGCGCGTGACGCGTACCTGGAGCTCATCGACCGGCTGAAGCCGATGGAACTGGGCCGGCGCGCCGAGATGTCCGTCAAGCTGTCGATGTTCGGCCAAGCGCTGCCCGGCGGGCACGAACTGGCGCTGGCGAACGTCCGCCCCGTCGTCGAGGCCGCCGCCGAGATCGGCACGACCGTCACGCTGGACGCCGAGGACCACACCACCCTCGACTCGATGTTCGCCGTCCACGAGGAGCTGCGGCGGGACTTCCCGCAGACCGGCTGCGTCATCCAGGCGTACCTGTTCCGCACCGGGGCCGACGCCCGCCGGCTCGCCGCGAGCGGCAGCCGGGTGCGGCTGGTCAAGGGCGCGTACAAGGAGCCCGCCTCGGTCGCGTACCAGGACCGGCACGAGATCGACAAGGCGTACGTCCGCGTGCTGCGGACGCTGATGGAGGGCGAGGGCTACCCGATGGTCGGCTCGCACGACCCGCGCCTCATCGCCGTCTCCCAGGAACTGGCCCGGCGCGCGGGACGCAAGCTGGACGAGTACGAGTTCCAGATGCTCTACGGCATCCGGAGCGAGGAGCACCTGCGGCTGGCCGCCGAGGGCCACCGCATGCGGGTGTACACCGCGTACGGCACGGACTGGTACGGGTACTTCATGCGGAGGCTGGCGGAGAAGCCCGCCAACCTGCGGTTCTTCGCCAGGAGCATGGTCGGCAGGGGCTGA
- the pruA gene encoding L-glutamate gamma-semialdehyde dehydrogenase, with the protein MDAVTRVPAPVNEPVHGYAPGSPERARLEAALKELAENPRELPCTIGGEKRMGGGEPFDVVQPHRHKAVLGTFRHASRQDAQDAVDAALAAAPGWRALSFDDRAAIFLRAAELLAGPWREKLAAATMLGQSKTAQQAEIDSPCELVDFWRFNVHYARGILAEQPPANSPGVWNRMDHRPLEGFVYAITPFNFTAIAGNLPTAPALMGNVVVWKPSPTQTLAAVLLMELLEEAGLPKGVINLLTGDGVEVSEVALHHRDLAGIHFTGSTPTFQYLWKTVGGNIEKYRTYPRLVGETGGKDFVVAHPSADRAVLKTALTRGSFEYQGQKCSATSRAYVPASIWNSGFKEEFAAEVDGLSMGDVTDLTHFLGAVIDERSFAKNKAAIDRAKEDPACTIVAGGTYDDSVGYFVRPTVIACTDPENEVFRTEYFGPVLAVHVYEDDAYDEMLTQMESVSDYALTGSVIAGDRAAAAYTMEKLRYAAGNFYINDKSTGAVVGQQPFGGGRASGTNDKAGAPQNLMRWTSTRAIKETLVPPTDYTYPHMG; encoded by the coding sequence ATGGACGCTGTGACCCGGGTCCCCGCCCCCGTCAACGAGCCGGTGCACGGCTACGCCCCCGGTTCGCCCGAGCGGGCCCGACTGGAGGCCGCTCTCAAGGAACTCGCCGAGAACCCGAGGGAGCTGCCCTGCACCATCGGCGGCGAGAAGCGGATGGGCGGCGGCGAGCCCTTCGACGTCGTCCAGCCGCACCGCCACAAGGCCGTTCTCGGCACGTTCCGGCACGCCTCGCGCCAGGACGCGCAGGACGCCGTCGACGCGGCGCTGGCCGCCGCGCCGGGCTGGCGCGCGCTCTCCTTCGACGACCGCGCCGCGATCTTCCTGCGCGCCGCCGAACTGCTCGCCGGCCCCTGGCGCGAGAAGCTGGCCGCCGCGACGATGCTCGGGCAGTCCAAGACCGCCCAGCAGGCCGAGATCGACAGCCCCTGCGAGCTCGTCGACTTCTGGCGCTTCAACGTGCACTACGCGCGCGGCATCCTCGCCGAGCAGCCGCCGGCCAACTCCCCGGGCGTGTGGAACCGCATGGACCACCGCCCGCTGGAGGGCTTCGTCTACGCGATCACCCCGTTCAACTTCACCGCGATCGCCGGCAACCTGCCGACCGCGCCCGCGCTGATGGGCAACGTCGTCGTGTGGAAGCCGTCGCCGACGCAGACCCTCGCGGCCGTGCTGCTCATGGAGCTGCTGGAGGAGGCGGGCCTCCCCAAGGGCGTCATCAACCTGCTCACCGGTGACGGCGTCGAGGTCTCCGAGGTCGCCCTGCACCACCGCGACCTGGCCGGCATCCACTTCACCGGGTCGACCCCGACGTTCCAGTACCTGTGGAAGACGGTCGGCGGCAACATCGAGAAGTACAGGACGTACCCGCGCCTCGTGGGCGAGACCGGCGGCAAGGACTTCGTGGTCGCGCACCCGTCGGCGGACCGCGCGGTGCTCAAGACCGCGCTGACCCGCGGCTCCTTCGAGTACCAGGGGCAGAAGTGCAGCGCGACCTCGCGCGCGTACGTCCCGGCGTCGATCTGGAACAGCGGCTTCAAGGAGGAGTTCGCGGCCGAGGTCGACGGGCTCTCCATGGGCGACGTCACGGACCTGACCCACTTCCTCGGCGCGGTCATCGACGAGCGGTCCTTCGCCAAGAACAAGGCGGCGATCGACCGGGCGAAGGAGGACCCGGCCTGCACGATCGTGGCGGGCGGCACCTACGACGACTCGGTCGGCTACTTCGTCCGGCCGACCGTCATCGCGTGCACCGACCCGGAGAACGAGGTGTTCCGCACCGAGTACTTCGGCCCCGTGCTCGCCGTGCACGTGTACGAGGACGACGCGTACGACGAGATGCTCACGCAGATGGAGTCCGTGTCGGACTACGCGCTCACCGGGTCGGTCATCGCGGGCGACCGGGCGGCGGCCGCGTACACGATGGAGAAGCTGCGGTACGCGGCCGGCAACTTCTACATCAACGACAAGTCGACGGGCGCGGTCGTCGGCCAGCAGCCCTTCGGCGGCGGACGCGCCTCCGGCACCAACGACAAGGCGGGCGCGCCGCAGAACCTCATGCGGTGGACGTCGACCCGGGCCATCAAGGAGACCCTGGTCCCGCCGACGGACTACACCTACCCCCACATGGGCTGA
- a CDS encoding 3-isopropylmalate dehydrogenase, translated as MSRSINLAVIPGDGIGQEVVAEGLKVLSAVLPQDVKLETKEYDFGARRYHATGETLTDTDLEQLQTHDAILLGAIGDPSVPSGVLERGFLLKLRFAFDHHVNLRPSKLLPGVQTPLAGQPEIDFVVVREGTEGPYTGNGGTIRKGTPQEVATEVSVNTAFGVERVVRDAFARAQARPRKKLALVHKNNVLAFAGHLWTNVFNKVAEEFPDVTTEYMHVDAATIYLVTQPERFDVIVTDNLFGDIITDLAAAISGGIGVAASGNINPSGTYPSMFEPVHGSAPDIAGQGKADPSATVLSVALLLRHLGHEAEAARIEEAVSADLAERVGVPARSTAEIGDALVARVAG; from the coding sequence ATGTCTCGCAGCATCAATCTCGCAGTCATCCCCGGCGACGGCATCGGCCAGGAGGTCGTCGCCGAAGGCCTGAAGGTGCTCTCCGCCGTCCTTCCGCAGGATGTGAAGCTGGAGACCAAGGAGTACGACTTCGGTGCCCGGCGCTACCACGCCACCGGTGAGACCCTCACCGACACCGACCTCGAACAGCTCCAGACCCACGACGCCATCCTGCTCGGCGCCATCGGCGACCCGTCGGTGCCGTCCGGCGTCCTGGAGCGCGGCTTCCTGCTCAAGCTCCGCTTCGCCTTCGACCACCACGTCAATCTGCGGCCCTCCAAGCTGCTCCCGGGCGTGCAGACCCCGCTCGCCGGTCAGCCGGAGATCGACTTCGTGGTAGTCCGCGAGGGCACCGAGGGCCCGTACACGGGCAACGGCGGCACCATCCGCAAGGGCACCCCCCAGGAGGTCGCCACCGAGGTCTCCGTCAACACGGCCTTCGGTGTCGAGCGTGTGGTGCGTGACGCCTTCGCCCGGGCGCAGGCCCGCCCGCGCAAGAAGCTGGCCCTCGTCCACAAGAACAACGTGCTCGCCTTCGCGGGGCACCTGTGGACGAACGTCTTCAACAAGGTGGCCGAGGAGTTCCCCGACGTCACCACCGAGTACATGCACGTGGACGCGGCGACGATCTACCTCGTCACGCAGCCCGAGCGCTTCGACGTGATCGTCACCGACAACCTCTTCGGGGACATCATCACCGACCTGGCCGCCGCCATCTCCGGCGGCATCGGGGTCGCCGCCTCCGGCAACATCAACCCGAGCGGCACCTACCCCTCCATGTTCGAGCCGGTGCACGGCTCGGCGCCCGACATCGCGGGCCAGGGCAAGGCCGACCCGTCGGCCACCGTCCTGTCCGTCGCCCTCCTGCTGCGCCACCTCGGCCACGAGGCCGAGGCCGCGCGCATCGAGGAGGCCGTCTCCGCCGACCTCGCGGAGCGCGTGGGCGTGCCCGCCCGCTCCACGGCCGAGATCGGCGACGCCCTCGTCGCCCGAGTAGCCGGCTGA
- a CDS encoding branched-chain amino acid aminotransferase, which produces MTTPTIELKPSAHPLPVAEREAAMANPGFGRHFTDHMVTIRWTEGRGWHDAQLVPYGPISLDPSSHVLHYGQEIFEGLKAYRQPDGSIALFRPEANARRFRTSARRMAMAELPEELFLAALDALLSQDSAWVPPHGGEESLYLRPFMFASETGLGVHPANEYLFMLIASPSGAYFAGGVKPVTIWVSEDHVRAVPGGTGDAKTGGNYAASLLPQAEAAAHGCDQVVYLDAVTRTKVEESGSMNIAFVYGDRIITPALTGSILEGITRDSLLTVARDLGYTAEEGVVTLQQWREDAASGALTEVFACGTAAVVTPIGTVRTKSGEWTHGDGTPGTVTARLREALLSLQRGVTEDTHGWMRRIG; this is translated from the coding sequence ATGACGACGCCCACGATCGAGCTCAAGCCCTCCGCACACCCGCTGCCCGTCGCCGAACGGGAGGCGGCCATGGCCAACCCCGGGTTCGGCCGCCACTTCACCGACCACATGGTGACCATCCGGTGGACCGAGGGACGCGGCTGGCACGACGCACAGCTCGTTCCCTACGGGCCCATCTCCCTCGACCCCTCCAGCCACGTGCTCCACTACGGCCAGGAGATCTTCGAGGGGCTCAAGGCCTACCGGCAGCCCGACGGCTCCATCGCCCTCTTCCGCCCCGAGGCCAACGCCCGCCGCTTCCGCACCTCCGCCCGCCGCATGGCCATGGCCGAGCTGCCCGAGGAGCTGTTCCTCGCCGCCCTGGACGCCCTGCTCTCCCAGGACTCGGCTTGGGTCCCGCCGCACGGCGGGGAGGAGTCGCTCTACCTGCGGCCGTTCATGTTCGCCTCCGAGACCGGACTCGGCGTCCACCCGGCCAACGAGTACCTGTTCATGCTGATCGCCTCCCCGTCGGGCGCCTACTTCGCCGGCGGCGTCAAGCCGGTCACCATCTGGGTCTCCGAGGACCACGTGCGCGCCGTCCCCGGCGGCACCGGCGACGCCAAGACCGGCGGCAACTACGCCGCCTCCCTGCTGCCCCAGGCCGAGGCCGCCGCGCACGGCTGCGACCAGGTCGTCTACCTCGACGCGGTGACCCGCACCAAGGTCGAGGAGTCCGGCAGCATGAACATCGCCTTCGTCTACGGCGACCGCATCATCACCCCGGCGCTGACCGGCTCCATCCTGGAGGGCATCACCCGCGACTCCCTCCTCACCGTCGCCCGGGACCTCGGCTACACCGCCGAGGAGGGCGTCGTCACCCTGCAGCAGTGGCGCGAGGACGCCGCCTCCGGCGCCCTCACCGAGGTGTTCGCCTGCGGCACCGCCGCCGTCGTCACCCCGATCGGCACGGTCCGCACCAAGAGCGGCGAGTGGACCCACGGCGACGGCACCCCCGGCACCGTGACCGCCCGGCTCCGCGAGGCCCTGCTCAGCCTGCAGCGCGGCGTCACCGAGGACACCCACGGGTGGATGCGCCGCATCGGCTGA
- the cimA gene encoding citramalate synthase: protein MTTEPSELDDSFHVFDTTLRDGAQREGINLTVADKLAIARHLDDFGVGFIEGGWPGANPRDTEFFARARQEIDFRHARLVAFGATRRAGAKASEDPQVKALLDSGADVITLVAKSHDRHVELALRTTLDENLAMVSDTVSFLRSEGRRVFVDCEHFFDGYRADPEYAKAVVRAAAEAGADVVVLCDTNGGMLPAQIQAVVATVLADTGARLGIHAQDDTGCAVANTLAAVDAGATHVQCTANGYGERVGNANLFPVVAALELKYGKKVLPDGKLRETTRISHAIAEVVNLTPSTHQPYVGVSAFAHKAGLHASAIKVDPDLYQHIDPEQVGNTMRMLVSDMAGRASIELKGKELGIDLGGDRALVGRVVERVKERELKGYTYEAADASFELLLREEVAGKPLRYFRTESWRAIVEDRPDGTHANEATVKLWAKSERIVATAEGNGPVNALDRALRVALERFYPQLAALELVDYKVRILEGKHGTSSTTRVLISTSDGVGEWSTVGVAENVIAASWQALEDAYTYGLLRAGVTPAE from the coding sequence ATGACGACGGAACCCAGCGAGCTCGACGACTCCTTCCACGTCTTCGACACCACGCTGCGCGACGGCGCGCAGCGCGAGGGCATCAACCTCACCGTCGCGGACAAGCTGGCCATCGCACGGCACCTGGACGACTTCGGCGTGGGCTTCATCGAGGGCGGCTGGCCCGGCGCCAACCCCCGCGACACCGAGTTCTTCGCCCGCGCCCGGCAGGAGATCGACTTCCGGCACGCCCGGCTCGTCGCCTTCGGCGCCACCCGCCGCGCCGGCGCCAAAGCCTCCGAGGACCCCCAGGTCAAGGCGCTGCTGGACTCCGGCGCCGACGTCATCACCCTGGTCGCCAAGTCCCACGACCGGCACGTCGAACTCGCCCTGCGCACCACCCTGGACGAGAACCTCGCCATGGTGAGCGACACCGTCTCCTTCCTCCGCTCCGAGGGCCGGCGCGTCTTCGTCGACTGCGAGCACTTCTTCGACGGCTACCGCGCCGACCCCGAGTACGCCAAGGCCGTCGTACGGGCCGCCGCCGAGGCCGGTGCCGATGTCGTCGTCCTGTGCGACACCAACGGCGGCATGCTCCCGGCCCAGATCCAGGCCGTGGTCGCCACCGTCCTCGCCGACACCGGGGCCCGCCTCGGCATCCACGCCCAGGACGACACCGGGTGCGCGGTCGCCAACACCCTCGCCGCCGTCGACGCGGGCGCCACCCACGTCCAGTGCACGGCCAACGGCTACGGCGAGCGCGTCGGCAACGCCAACCTGTTCCCCGTCGTCGCCGCGCTGGAGCTGAAGTACGGCAAGAAGGTCCTGCCCGACGGCAAGCTCCGCGAGACCACCCGCATCTCCCACGCCATCGCCGAGGTCGTCAACCTCACGCCCTCCACCCACCAGCCCTACGTCGGTGTCTCCGCCTTCGCCCACAAGGCCGGACTGCACGCCTCCGCGATCAAGGTCGACCCCGACCTGTACCAGCACATCGACCCCGAACAGGTCGGCAACACCATGCGGATGCTGGTCTCCGACATGGCCGGCCGCGCCTCGATCGAGCTCAAGGGCAAGGAACTCGGCATCGACCTCGGCGGCGACCGCGCGCTCGTCGGCCGCGTCGTCGAGCGGGTCAAGGAGCGCGAGCTCAAGGGGTACACGTACGAGGCCGCCGACGCCTCCTTCGAACTGCTGCTGCGCGAGGAGGTGGCCGGCAAGCCGCTGCGGTACTTCCGCACGGAATCCTGGCGGGCCATCGTCGAGGACCGCCCCGACGGCACCCACGCCAACGAGGCCACGGTCAAGCTCTGGGCCAAGAGCGAGCGCATCGTCGCCACGGCGGAGGGCAACGGCCCGGTCAACGCGCTCGACCGGGCGCTGCGGGTGGCCCTGGAACGGTTCTACCCCCAGCTCGCCGCGCTGGAGCTGGTCGACTACAAGGTCCGCATCCTGGAAGGCAAGCACGGCACGAGCTCCACGACCCGCGTGCTGATCTCCACGTCGGACGGCGTGGGGGAGTGGTCCACGGTGGGCGTCGCGGAGAACGTCATCGCCGCGTCCTGGCAGGCCCTGGAGGACGCGTACACGTACGGCCTGCTGCGGGCGGGGGTCACCCCGGCGGAGTAG